CAGCCATGAAGCCGACGAGATAAATCTTGTCGATCGGGGTCACTGGCCGCCGGCGATCCGATCGAGCTCGTCAAAGAAGGCCGGGTAGGACACGGCAACCGCGTCCGCGCCGGTGATGTGCACGTCGCCGCGGGCTCGGCTGCCGGCGATCGCGAACGCCATGGCCAGCCGGTGATCGTGCGCCGCGTCGGCTTCGCCGCCCGCCGGCGGACCGCCGTGGATGGTGAACCCGTCGGGATATTCCTCGACCGCGATGCCGAGCGCGCCGAAGCCGCGCGCCAGCATGGTGATCCGGTCGCTCTCCTTCACCCGCAGTTCATGCGCCCCGCGGACGGTCATCGAGATCCCCGGCTGCATCGCCGCCAGCGCCGCGAGTCCCGGGATTTCGTCGATCAGCCCGGGCACTTCCTCGGGCGCGATCTCGAACGATCGCGGCGTGCCGTAGCGCACCCGGATCGACCCGGCGGGCTCGCCGCCCGGCTGAGGATCTCGAATCACCTCGATGGCGGCCCCCGCTCTCCGGAAGATCTCCAGCACGCCCGTGCGTGACGGGTTCAGCCCGACGCCCTCGATGGTGAGGTCGGACTCCGGGGTCCCCGCCGCCAGCGCGAGCCAGAACACGGCGGACGAGACGTCCCCCGGCACGTGCGCATCGATCGCGTGCAGGCGCTGGCCGCCGTCCACCGACACGCTGTGGCCGTCGCGGATGACCGCGACTCCG
This Vicinamibacterales bacterium DNA region includes the following protein-coding sequences:
- the aroA gene encoding 3-phosphoshikimate 1-carboxyvinyltransferase, with product MTPLSGSAVIPRVSRVAGRLRVPGDKSISHRYAMLAGIADGVSRLHGYAPGADCAATLACLEGLGVRVDRGSALTIHGRGLGGLQRPAAPLDAANSGTSMRLLSGLLAAHDFRSVIGGDASLSRRPMRRVIEPLERMGARIAANDGRPPLTIDGARLRAITHSPDVPSAQVKSAVLLAGLHAAGRTTVVEPAPTRDHTERAFEAFGVAVIRDGHSVSVDGGQRLHAIDAHVPGDVSSAVFWLALAAGTPESDLTIEGVGLNPSRTGVLEIFRRAGAAIEVIRDPQPGGEPAGSIRVRYGTPRSFEIAPEEVPGLIDEIPGLAALAAMQPGISMTVRGAHELRVKESDRITMLARGFGALGIAVEEYPDGFTIHGGPPAGGEADAAHDHRLAMAFAIAGSRARGDVHITGADAVAVSYPAFFDELDRIAGGQ